GACTCACTAAATGCATTGTATGTAACTGTGGTAGATTTGGTTTGAATTAGAATTGGTTTTATAGTGGTTAAAACCCTAATTTGGGTCCATTTTTATACACAACCCTCTATCTACATCCACTGgtaatgtttttgttttcccttttgaaaatttggattttaaatatGACTTAGGTTTTGATGTTGTGGTGGATTGGTTTTGATTTAGGAAATTGGGTTAGTCTATGGTCAACATAAAAGGGGTTGCCTAAGAGAGCATTTGGGAAGAACATGCATTTGGCATTAATTTGTAAAGcgtattttgttgttgttgttgtttttttttgtttttttttttatgcggTTTTGTGGACAATTATCAATGAGTATTAACCTTTTATATGGTATATGTATAcatgttattttcaatttgtaattGATGTTTTGGTCAATTTCACCATTGCCTTTGGTGATTATTATGTATAGGCTACACTTACATCATCAATTGAAGAAGTGGTGTTCCTTTGGAAAGCAGCCAATAAATATTAAGCTAtcaacttcattttcttttgttcttccaTGAAGATGAGGGGGATGCATGTTCACAAAGCTTGATGTGCAGGTTTAAAGAAAAGAGATGAGATTCTAGAAGGAGAATGTTTGGATCTAGATTGTCATAGCATTGAGCAACCGTGATAGCTATTGCGGTTGCTATTGGCTTCTGTGTAAATTAAATGTCTACAACAAATATAGATGTGGAAATATGTTTATTGGAATTCTTTTGACAGTATTTTATCTACAAAATACATTAGAGCGAAAAGTGAATTTATGTAGTGAGACTGATTTACAATTAATATGAAGTGCGTTTTCATtgtttcaaaattgaatttggattttgacCTTGAGCCAAGTAAACATACAAAGGTTGCAATCCTTTGCAAATAGATTTCCCATTATCTTAAAGTTGCTTTAGTTTTCaacattattttctataaaaaaaaaaagttttttctttctttctttttcaatatcttttttttttctttcctttttagctttttcttggTGGGCAAATTAGTCTTTCCCTGATTCTTTTAGCTTTTCTTTTAATGTGAAGTTGATTaactaaatatttatttaactacctttttcttttaatgtgaggttgattaatcaaatatttatttaactatccCGTGCATTGcatgggttagcgactagttaaaataaaaatcatgcccaattaggaaaaaaaaacaaagaattaatCCAAAAAGACCAATCCTCCCCcacttagaaagaaaaaataaaaagcgaacttgaaaaaaaaaaccaaaaaaccaaaaccaatcaTGCCTACTGCCTagtttagaaaatgaaaatacccaaagtttcataaatttgattttacattctgaaatttcatttaattaatgccgttaatgtgtttttttttttgttgccaaaTCAGCACCAATACTACGTCATTTCAGTGACCAAGAGAAAAGTTGGCTCAAGCACAAGCACGAGCAAAACTATGTCGTTTTTGGCCTAAAGTTAAAACACAAATCTCTAGCCCAAACGGCACCATTTCAGGCCAAACTCTAAAATAAATTCTCAagggagaaattataaggtcctcACGACAAGTGACGTGGTCCACCATTTCACTAAAAGACTCCACTTGattaaaattgttgagttagaattttttttttaaacagaaacTCAGCTATTTTAATCAAATGAGAatcttttagtggaatggtgAACAAATGACGTAATCCATCAGAGGAATGTATAatttcttgaagaaaaaaaaacataataaattttaattgttgtaacaaaaaaattcaaacaaaacaaaacattcttttccttacctaaaaaaaaaaaaatctaccttttttatttacctCACTTGTAGTCAAAGTTGGGAAGCGGTGGGGAATCGAAGCTCTCCAAGATCTTTGTCTTGCTTCCGCTACTTGCGGATTctaactcttcttcttcaacttcctcaACCACTGATAATCCCTCAGGAAGAAGAGTTGAAGATTGATTTGCTCTCTTCCTAGTGGACCTTTTAATAAGTTTGAAAGAGACTGTGAAAGTGAAACAGCTTTCCAATTCCATTGACGCTTCGGTCAATTGAGATTTTAGATTCAGGATTCGTTCCCTCACTGTTCCTTATGTGGATtgtgtttttagattttagagtTTGGCCTGAAATGGTGTCGCTTAAGCCAGAGATTTGTGTTTTAACTTTTGGCCGAATGCGAAGTAGTTTTGCTTGTGCTTGTGCTAGCTTTTCTCTTGGTCACCGAAACAGAATAGTATTGGGGCTgatttggtaaaaataaaacacatcaaTATTATGTGTCACTTAACAGTATAAAGCATAAACTAATTACGGAAGGTGAATTACTAACTGAACCAAACTTCAGGagtataacttaaaaaaatataagcacTTGCACCCCAGTTAagggaataaaaagaaaaatccaataaaaaaaaaaaggcatgcaGGCAAGCAGCATGTACAGACACCATGGAAAAAGTTTGGGGCTATTTGCTAAGAAATTTTTAGTAATGCTatttaagtgttgtgaaaatatatgtAGTGGTTTTTAaaccatgaaaaatgttgtttaaaaaatagtacCAAACAGGACTTTTGGACATTTTGTCTAAATATTTTTgtaccattttgtttttttactattttcttttaaatttgggGAGAGTGTGTTTTGGTTGCCTCTTATGTGTGTTGTTTTGTTtaatcttttctctctctctctctctctctctctctctctctctctattcaatttaggctgtgtttggttggaCAGTAAATCAATTCTGGacggaaaataatttcaagggAAAATATTTTCCCGTAAAGAAAATGTACTCAGGCTATTTGGTTGCACCATGGAAAATAGGGCAGAAAACAAATTCCACTGTTTGGCTGCCTTGAAATTTGTTTTACTGTATTCATTTTCCCTTGTTTGGTTTGTTCACACATTTTAcagaaaatatgaaatgcattttacaaaaaaaaacctgCATTGCCTAGGTTCAATAATCATCCACTTCAACATTTGCAAAAAGcatcacaaaaataatcatcgACTTCAACATCAACAAAGAGCATCCGAATATACccataatatttatatcaaaacgcACATAATGTAATTTCACCATTAGCATTACACGCCCATGGTGTACAAAATTGATACCTACACATGGTATCTGAACAGTACACATGTGCCCTACATGCTTAAAGTCACCATACATAACTTGGGCAATTGTATCGTCCCAATAATACAAAAGAGTTCACATCCTACAGGTTACAAATACATACATAGGCTGCTTACCGATAATACAATTGtcacatatatataatacaatgtTAGGATCATACTAGTACTACATTACTCACAATCGCTAAAGTTACTACCATCACAGTCAGCACTAAACAGACAAGTTAGAGTCGAGTGAACAAATAACTATCCATCCAAAGCTTCCTTAGCTTAACATTCTTGGCCAGAAATCCCCTAGCTACCTTCTTATTTTCACACAGATGGTCAAAGGCAGTTGCGAGCATATCTTCACTATACCCATCCGCCGCCATAGCCATCACTTCAGAGTAAATACTATTAAAATCAATAGGCCCCCAGTTAATTTCTTTGAAGGCCACAGCAATTTCCTTAAGCTAATTAGACAAATCAGTCAGAACACTATCATCAGAGGGAGGTGCACGGCCTCTTTTGTGGGACTTCAAAATTGTGGACCTAGTGGTGGATGATTCTACCACATTCTTTCCCTTATCCACCACACCCTCCTCCCCATTATCAGCCACCATCTTAGTGCTCTTtgcattgttttgctttgtGTGAATATCAACATATGACTTAGCAAAGCTTCCTGTGGCCAAATCCTTACCCACTACAATGGCCAACTCATCATACATCTCTATCTTCTTGTTCAAAAAATCAGCATGCTTACGATGTGCTTGTAAGGGAGAAAGGAACATTCAATAACAATGCAATGATCACTTCACTCATAAATTCAATATTCAACTCAATATAGATGTCATTAGATGATTTATGTGaatgataaacaaaataaagctGTTATTACCACAAGAAACATAATCCATGATTTATGGGATAAGAACAATAGAAAATACAATGCACAAATGCTAACACTAGATTTTACAATAGATCCTCACATGAAAGTTACATTTGAAAAGCAATGGAATCCTAAAAAGAATGACTATAATTTTCATATAAAGAGGGTACTAAGTAAGCCTTGTCTTGTTCTCAATTCATAGAttataaaagccaaaaaaatatattatcatttatattaagaaaatatagtTGGAAGCCATACCATAACTTTCTCCTGGAACGTCTTCGCATCGCACGTGATTATTTTTAAGCTATCATCCCAGCCGAACCCACTCTTCTTTTGAAGAGTTTGAATGGTAGTCCACATTGTCCTTAAAGTATGCATCTGATTCTCAACATATGAGGGGTGGCACTCGACCCCAAACTGTTCAAATATTGCCTTGGCGACAATAGCGAAGGAACCGGGCTTAAAAGTGTTCGAGGGCTTGTTGCCCTTTATGGCCTCTTCGTCAAGTACAGTTAGCATTGTCGTGTGCATTGGCAGCAACCAACGGAATTGCTTACTGCCcaccttttctttccctttcgaCATTACTACATATGATAATTGTATAGTAAGACTAGCATTTAATAATGGGAGTAGCATTTGTGAATTACTGTGCATATGAACAAcaaatcaaacacacacacacacaatcacaATTATAGATGTGCACAACAGAACAAAACAACTATTGGAAATAACAATGTATTGCTGAAAATAATGATCCTTACACCACCAGAAGTCTACAGTAAATAGATTGAGCATACACAAAACAAGAATACAGTACATATGACAATCACATAAATCTAAATAAAgttctactctcctctcctaGTATAATCAAACCACATAGCTTGGCATATCTCATCTCTCTTAGCATTCCACACTCTACTATCTTCAACGGAGTCCCGACGTGACTGTGTTTCTTGTTGGGAGCCACTACCCTCTACTTGGTTCATTGCAGCTTCCATAATATAGTCAGCAAGATCTACCCCCAGAATGTGATTATGAATCACACAACATGCTAACACTACTTTCACTTGGGTTTCAAAAGACCAAAATGGTTTTGCATCCAACACTCGAaaacatttcttcaacactcgAAACCCTCGCTTAATGGTAGTTCTCAAGGAAGAGTGTCGGAGGTTGAACAATTCTTGTTCATTCTCAGGAGGACGATCACTAAACTCTTTTAAGTGATATCGCACACTCCGATAGGGTGAcaaaattccatttttattaccaTATCCAGCATCACCAAGATAATACTTACTTACATatgttcaaaaataaaaccaaatcacTACTATGCTTAGAAAAAtgcacaaaatttattaaactaataaattcaAAAGGTGAAGTAATCCTATAATACCTGAGGGAATTGAAAATCCCCCTCGCCTAGCAAATGCATCATTTAACACACGTGAATCATGTGCACTGCCTTCCTATCCAGCCAATACATAAGTGAACTTCAAGTCAAAACTAATGTCAGCTAACACATATTGTGTGGTTCCACCTTTGCGACCACGAAACCTTCCTTGTATCTCAGGTGGCACAGATGCACGAACATGTGTACCATCTATCACTCCAACACAATCCTAATTttcaacaaacaaaacaatttaaaattacaCAAATCTTCACAATTTACACATATACATAAGTCgcaatattttccttaaaatatGGGTAGAACCTTCTGCTATCCCTTATCTCTGGGGGTGTATCTTCGCTATGCAGTCTTATTAGAGCTCTATATAATTTCAAGACCCCCCTAAGGACGACGTTGAAGTATCTATGGACAGTCTCAGTCGATCTATGGAACCGACTACCAATTACATGAAACCTCACATTATGACCAATAATGTGTAACAAAAATTAGCACTTGCTCCGTAATGGACATGTGCGTAGTAGGGCGTATGTGCTCCCCTTCAGTGAGGATGTGACATAAGTGGTGGAAAGCTATAGGCttcatcctaatttgactaACATAAAATTTTTCACTTCCATGCAAAATACTATTCATGTAATGCTCTCTTTCGGCTGCATGATTAACATAAGGCGCCCTAGGTAGTCGTCTACGTCACAATTTCCTTACCAATGTAACCCCCACAAGGAGGACAGATGCAACTGAGGCAAGAACTGCtactttggtttttttcttcatttaaaaaattacaaacactATGGTCTAAGAGGGATGCAAACAAGCATGATATTGATTACACAGTATATAAAAACAGCCACAACAGTAAAACAACAGAGCACACCCTATCAACCAACACAACACTCATGATCTCTAACACAATCAGTATATACAGCCATGCTCAAAGTTTGTTAAACAATACCAATTCACATAAATGTTATAACAAGCCCAGTTCAAGATCAAGGAAAAAAACACAACTACTGTGGCAGGCTGTCCATAGTATTCACAAGGTGCCATATACATTGATCAGCCagttcacaaatcacaatcatAACGAGTACCAAATTTTTTGCACATATATTTCTATATCGCCATAGCCATCAACAAGGTACACAACATAATACCATCacaatcaatattttattgtatacaaACTAGCCAACTCCCAAACATTCAAGCAATCtgtagtatttttattttatttttatttttttggacaaaTGAGATCAAAACCATTATGAGAAGCCATAAAATGTTTAATTCCCC
This portion of the Castanea sativa cultivar Marrone di Chiusa Pesio chromosome 7, ASM4071231v1 genome encodes:
- the LOC142644360 gene encoding uncharacterized protein LOC142644360; protein product: MSKGKEKVGSKQFRWLLPMHTTMLTVLDEEAIKGNKPSNTFKPGSFAIVAKAIFEQFGVECHPSYVENQMHTLRTMWTTIQTLQKKSGFGWDDSLKIITCDAKTFQEKVMIEMYDELAIVVGKDLATGSFAKSYVDIHTKQNNAKSTKMVADNGEEGVVDKGKNVLKEIAVAFKEINWGPIDFNSIYSEVMAMAADGYSEDMLATAFDHLCENKKVARGFLAKNVKLRKLWMDSYLFTRL
- the LOC142644361 gene encoding uncharacterized protein LOC142644361 codes for the protein MKKKTKVAVLASVASVLLVGVTLDCVGVIDGTHVRASVPPEIQGRFRGRKGGTTQYVLADISFDLKFTYYYLGDAGYGNKNGILSPYRSVRYHLKEFSDRPPENEQELFNLRHSSLRTTIKRGFRVLKKCFRVLDAKPFWSFETQVKVVLACCVIHNHILGVDLADYIMEAAMNQVEGSGSQQETQSRRDSVEDSRVWNAKRDEICQAMWFDYTRRGE